A window of the Vigna angularis cultivar LongXiaoDou No.4 chromosome 3, ASM1680809v1, whole genome shotgun sequence genome harbors these coding sequences:
- the LOC108325670 gene encoding uncharacterized protein LOC108325670, translating into MSTPPSSNLKTSHTVQVFSAIKPSPHTPSPSSSALSSMKLKSLIHTLIVSHMCRIIRALSKLKAAILQNLKGNQSNNIHYLHHRKQKMTKKIISGSFRLHYNWCSSKSSQVITVPSRVFQGLSNPPDSDHLYEDCHGSAQLSGYLRWLEEKISDDDNNDGKSYCETNEIDMMAELFIADCHEKFRLEKQESDRMFHEMLARGM; encoded by the coding sequence ATGTCTACTCCTCCGTCTTCCAATCTGAAAACCTCACATACAGTTCAAGTTTTCTCTGCCATAAAACCATCACCGCATACTCCATCGCCGTCTTCTTCAGCCTTAAGCTCCATGAAGCTCAAGAGCCTCATCCACACCCTCATAGTCTCCCACATGTGCCGTATCATTCGTGCACTCTCTAAACTCAAAGCTGCAATCTTGCAAAACCTCAAAGGAAACCAGTCAAACAACATTCACTACCTCCACCACAGAAAGCAAAAGATGACCAAGAAGATCATCTCCGGCTCCTTCAGGCTTCACTACAACTGGTGCTCCTCCAAATCCTCTCAGGTTATCACAGTCCCCTCGAGGGTCTTTCAGGGTTTGTCAAATCCTCCTGATTCCGACCACTTGTACGAGGATTGCCACGGCAGCGCCCAGCTCTCGGGCTACTTGCGCTGGCTGGAAGAAAAGATTTCTGACGATGATAACAATGACGGCAAGAGTTATTGTGAGACTAACGAAATCGATATGATGGCGGAATTGTTCATTGCGGATTGTCATGAAAAGTTTAGGTTGGAGAAGCAAGAGTCTGATAGAATGTTCCATGAAATGTTGGCTAGAGGCATGTGA